The genomic window AGCACGCCACCCGCGACGATGACCCTGCGGAACTCCTCGGTGCCGACGAACAGGAAGCGTGCCTCGTGCGCGCGGACGAGCGAGAGGAGGACGACCCAGACGAACGGGAAGACGAGGGTGCACAGGAGGTAGGCGACGGAGAAGCGGCTCGGGTCGCCGAACCGGATCGTGAACGCCATCGCCGCAGCGACCGCGCCGACGGCCAGGTCGGTGACGAGGATCCCCCGCCGGTACCTCGACTGCCAGTACGCGACGTGGCGGCGCAGCTGCTCGGCGGACCGGTCGGCGAGAACGCCGACCCCATCGGGATGGTTCGTGGCGCCTTCGAGTACGGACACCCCGGGCCCCCTCTCGAACCGGTGGGTCTTCGGCACAGCGCTCCCGACTCGTCGCCGACGGCGACGAGTGGGAGCTGTGCAGGTCTGGTGGGAGAGGGCCTTACCTTCGGTGATCCCCTGGCTCGGTCCCGCCACCGATTGGAATCTTTCACACGGGTCGCCGGCGTAAATCCGCATTCGCGGGAACGGTGTTTACTCCGACGGAGCGTCACTCAGGGCATCGAGATTGCGACCGCGCAACGAAAGGTGGATAGCTTTCCGTTATCGGCCGGTCGCAAAATGACGCCGCCGACGCTCGGGTCGCCGTTCGACCGCCTTGCGGTCGGAGTGACGTGACTGGCCTGCGAGTGCCGTGATGTCCCTGCGTGTGCGAGTGTGCGCAGAAGTGAGTGTTGCATCGCCCCGGCGTCGAACGGTCACGCCTGGTGCGTGTTGAATATGTGACCACTCGATGGATCTTCTATGACCACAGGGCTAATATGTATTTCGGGACTTTGGTCCCGGGTGCGTGCGGATAACTGCGAAAAGCAACGCAACTGCCGCGTCGAGGTACCTACGGTGACGGGCGAGCTCGAAGGGACCGGAAGTGTCAAAGACCGCACCGAGCCGGACGCCATGTGCTACAGAGGTCGGACCCGCGGGACGTACCTGTCTCCCTCAGCCGCGCAGGGCGGCCAGCGCGCCGGGGATGTCGTCGACGGTGATGGCGTCGACGCCCGCGGCCACGTACGGGTCGAGGTCCGCCGGCGCCGGCGACCAGACACCCAGCTCGAGGCCGCACTCGCGGGCGATGGCGACGACGTCCGCCGGGTCGCGCCGGCTCGGCAGCGTCACCGGGTCGTAGGTCGTCGTGTGGGCCATCAGCACCCGCGCGCCGAGGTGGCGCGCAGACGCCACGGCCATGTCGAGCGGGTAGGCCATCCACGTGATGTAGCCGAGCGGGATACCCGGCACGCGCTCCCTGATGGTCGTCAGGCTGACGGGGTCGAACGACGTCGCCAGCAGCGGGCGCCTGTCACGTTCCCTTTCCAGGACGGGGCAGAGGAGCGCTGCGGGTGTGCGGTCGGGGTGGACGAGGGCGTCCTCGGCCGACGGCTTGACCTCGATGTCGAGACCGACCGTCACCGGTACCGCCTCGATCGCCTCGTCGAGCGTGATGATGCCCAGCGCGCCGAGCTCCGCCGCCGTGTGCTCGACGACGAGCGTGCCGTCGGACCACGCCGGGTCGTGCAGCACCACCAGCTCGTCGTCGGCCGTCCGACGTGCGTCGATCTCGATCCAGTCGACGCCGGCCTCGGCGGCCGCGCGCAGCGACTCGACGGTGTTCTCCGTCGGCCGCCCCTCGGCGTTCTTGCCGAAGCCCCGGTGACCGATGACCGCAGGCCGCTCGTGGAAGAGGCGATTGTCCATCTGCCCACCCTATGAAAGCCTGCTCGTCCGGACGTGCCCACCCGGCGCCGGCGAGGGGATGGACGACACGTGGCCGACGCTCGGTTCGACGTCGAGAGGGGGCTC from Streptosporangiales bacterium includes these protein-coding regions:
- a CDS encoding glycerophosphodiester phosphodiesterase → MDNRLFHERPAVIGHRGFGKNAEGRPTENTVESLRAAAEAGVDWIEIDARRTADDELVVLHDPAWSDGTLVVEHTAAELGALGIITLDEAIEAVPVTVGLDIEVKPSAEDALVHPDRTPAALLCPVLERERDRRPLLATSFDPVSLTTIRERVPGIPLGYITWMAYPLDMAVASARHLGARVLMAHTTTYDPVTLPSRRDPADVVAIARECGLELGVWSPAPADLDPYVAAGVDAITVDDIPGALAALRG